In one Grus americana isolate bGruAme1 chromosome 1, bGruAme1.mat, whole genome shotgun sequence genomic region, the following are encoded:
- the LOC129201689 gene encoding sushi domain-containing protein 3-like yields the protein MTGQRFGKCIALCLLPWSCLSFAWSDAAGSRTTSPGAGHVRKGLPRDVANGTYVHSNISAPCTALPPPHYGYYYVDRGSGVSLGSVLVYWCQEGYQLVGSERLSCLRRESTSSWSHPPPHCQAAPQPSGTGSRAAVAASLLSGAIILALSVSFAVCCWRDRARKSRGGQQHRRKVRGGWKHDPSPPERGRNAFGRLKHYHRRDYHLSALSSSVFPGAFAGCNNLAFQRSPENLPKLPLQSWHPEAHVLPRLVLQPGTPPITALPSQPPHNLLLPAVPCPADLPRDLLPLYYRSNEEHKLFN from the exons ATGACGGGGCAAAGGTTTGGGAAATGTATCGCCCTTTGCTTGCTGCCCTGGAGCTGCCTGAGCTTTGCCTGGAGTGATGCTGCTGGGTCCAGGACCACCTCGCCCGGGGCAGGACACGTCAGAAAGGGGCTGCCCAGAGACGTTGCCAACGGGACCTACGTGCACAGCAACATCTCAG cgCCGTGCACGGCTCTCCCCCCGCCGCACTATGGATACTACTACGTGGACAGAGGCTCGGGCGTCTCCTTGGGCTCGGTCCTTGTGTactggtgccaggaggggtACCAGCTGGTGGGCAGCGAGAGGCTCTCCTGCCTCCGCCGGGAGAGCACTTCGTCCTGGAGCCACCCGCCGCCCCACTGCCAGG CCGCCCCGCAGCCTTCGGGCACCGGTTCCCGCGCTGCGGTGGCCGCCTCGCTGTTGAGCGGAGCCATCATCTTGGCACTGTCCGTCTCCTTCGCAGTCTGCTGCTGGCGGGATAGGGCGAGGAAAAGCCGCGGGGG gcagcagcatAGGAGGAAAGTCAGAGGAGGATGGAAGCAtgacccctccccccccgagAGAGGGAGGAATGCTTTTGGGAGACTGAAGCACTACCATCGGCGCGATTACCACCTCTCAGCCCTCTCCAGCTCTGTGTTCCCAGGGGCATTCGCCGGCTGCAATAACCTGGCTTTCCAAAG GAGCCCCGAAAACCTGCCAAAGCtgcccctgcagagctggcaccCCGAAGCGCATGTCTTGCCCCGGCTGGTGTTACAGCCCGGCACACCACCCATcactgccctgcccagccagccGCCCCACAACCTACTGCTGCCTGCCGTGCCCTGCCCTGCTGACCTCCCCAGGGACCTGCTCCCCCTCTACTACAGAAGCAATGAGGAACATAAGCTCTTCAACTAG